One region of Epilithonimonas zeae genomic DNA includes:
- a CDS encoding T9SS type A sorting domain-containing protein, giving the protein MNLKINFLVVSFALTFSTMYGQTTTLESKARDWISKNSNKIGTTSKDNFEFQSSRKSLSGETLRFQQTINGVPVYEGDIAIHFNKQGEVTYGTEVAVSKQLKQINTTPTYSKDNAFEKAKLAANIAGEITHQENDLYVFVTEDGQTKLVHRVIINSYETPGDWEIMVDAHSGDVLRILDIANYHHDNRKKKSKQKPTEMKAAGTAYIFDPDPLSRAHVAYGGNYVDNNDATNASLDAARSLVALPDITLSNGVYSLKSKYVQIADFESPATGLFTQTSPDFLFNRNEQGFEAVNAFYHIDRSLAYINETLGITCKSTLNGGVMMVDPHGLNGDDNSHFIPSSQRLAFGEGCVDDAEDADVVLHELGHAIHHWVTGLKSSSAQGLGEGSGDYWAMSYSRSLNQWASSEPQYNWMFSWDGHNECWAGRVTNYATKYSSSISNTANIHRDGQIWATSLMRIYNRIGKEKTDRIFLEGLAMTNSSSNQQTAAVAVRQASIDMLGTYGFTCDDVNIITEELTTSGYTLPAYQCTSLAVSDFSKNSVSVYPNPVTEKLNVSMDFKKTEIAEIYSLEGRKISETTINSNNNVINVSNLNKGVYLLKIKGTDIVQKFIKN; this is encoded by the coding sequence ATGAATTTAAAAATCAATTTTCTGGTAGTCAGTTTTGCATTGACGTTTTCTACGATGTACGGACAGACTACCACACTCGAATCCAAAGCAAGAGATTGGATTTCTAAAAACTCCAACAAAATAGGAACAACTTCTAAAGATAATTTTGAATTTCAGTCTTCGAGAAAAAGTTTGTCAGGAGAAACTTTGAGATTTCAGCAGACTATTAATGGCGTTCCAGTTTACGAAGGTGATATTGCTATACATTTTAATAAACAAGGAGAAGTAACCTACGGAACAGAAGTAGCAGTTTCTAAACAATTAAAACAAATTAATACAACGCCAACTTATAGTAAAGATAATGCTTTTGAAAAAGCTAAGCTAGCTGCTAATATTGCCGGTGAAATTACACATCAGGAAAATGATTTGTATGTTTTTGTGACAGAAGATGGGCAGACTAAATTAGTTCATAGAGTAATTATCAATTCTTATGAAACACCAGGTGATTGGGAAATAATGGTAGATGCACATTCCGGAGATGTACTTAGAATCCTGGATATTGCTAACTATCATCACGACAACCGAAAGAAAAAATCAAAGCAAAAACCAACAGAAATGAAAGCTGCGGGAACAGCTTACATTTTCGATCCAGATCCACTTTCCAGAGCGCATGTAGCTTATGGTGGAAATTACGTTGATAATAATGATGCGACTAATGCAAGTCTGGATGCAGCAAGAAGTTTGGTGGCTTTGCCGGACATCACTTTATCAAACGGTGTGTATAGCTTAAAAAGCAAGTATGTTCAGATAGCGGATTTTGAATCGCCTGCTACTGGCTTGTTTACCCAAACTTCTCCCGATTTTCTTTTCAACAGAAATGAACAAGGTTTCGAAGCTGTAAACGCTTTTTATCATATCGATAGAAGTCTTGCTTATATCAATGAAACTTTAGGAATCACTTGTAAATCTACGCTTAATGGTGGCGTGATGATGGTTGACCCACACGGGTTGAATGGTGATGATAATTCGCATTTCATTCCAAGTTCTCAAAGGTTGGCTTTCGGTGAAGGTTGTGTGGATGATGCGGAGGATGCTGATGTAGTTTTACACGAATTGGGACACGCTATTCATCATTGGGTTACTGGGCTGAAATCCTCTTCTGCTCAAGGTTTAGGAGAAGGTTCCGGAGATTATTGGGCAATGTCCTACAGCAGAAGTTTAAATCAATGGGCGTCATCAGAACCTCAATATAATTGGATGTTCAGCTGGGATGGTCATAATGAATGTTGGGCCGGACGTGTAACAAATTATGCAACAAAATATAGCTCAAGCATTAGTAATACTGCTAATATTCATAGAGATGGGCAGATCTGGGCAACTTCATTAATGAGAATTTATAATAGAATCGGGAAAGAAAAAACAGATCGTATTTTCCTAGAAGGATTAGCGATGACCAATTCCTCTTCCAATCAGCAAACTGCAGCTGTTGCAGTGAGACAGGCGTCTATTGATATGCTGGGAACTTATGGTTTTACTTGTGACGATGTCAATATTATTACAGAAGAATTGACAACTTCCGGATATACACTTCCTGCATATCAATGTACAAGTTTAGCTGTTTCTGATTTTTCTAAAAATTCAGTATCTGTTTATCCAAATCCTGTGACTGAGAAATTAAATGTCTCAATGGATTTCAAAAAAACAGAAATAGCTGAGATTTATAGCTTGGAAGGAAGAAAAATTTCTGAAACTACTATTAATTCTAATAATAATGTCATTAATGTTTCTAACCTGAATAAAGGTGTCTATCTATTGAAGATAAAAGGGACTGATATTGTTCAGAAATTCATCAAGAATTAA
- a CDS encoding M20/M25/M40 family metallo-hydrolase: MFLSITKLKQVSTLSLLGISALYYSQQKTNPEQVNEDNLKKHIYFLASDELQGRLTGSEGETKAANYLSSEFKKLGLKPYEGKEFIQNFDYSVKLNPHDDKTSTAVKGKNVIAALDNKADKTIVIGAHYDHLGLNEHHNSTLANSDGQIHNGADDNASGTAAVLELARMFSQNKTKENVNYVFALFSGEEDGLIGSKKLAETIKTNYPNTIFMINMDMVGRLNKDNNLTVGGVGTSPILSDLVKKHKPESINLSLDESGVGPSDHTSFYLKDIPVLFLFTGTHNDYHKPTDDADKINYQGQKIITNYVFNLANALGNEKEIPFTKTAIAATKAVPKYKVSLGIMPNYADTKDGMGIDGVIDNRPAANAGILQGDVLTKIGKCEVKEVYSYMDCLAKINAGEEHPVTVKRNGEEKVFNVKF; this comes from the coding sequence ATGTTTTTATCAATAACCAAATTAAAACAAGTATCAACACTTTCCTTATTAGGAATTTCCGCATTATACTATTCTCAGCAAAAAACAAATCCTGAGCAGGTTAATGAAGATAATCTTAAAAAACATATTTACTTTTTAGCTTCAGATGAGCTGCAAGGAAGACTTACAGGTTCTGAAGGCGAAACAAAGGCAGCGAATTATCTTTCCTCTGAATTCAAAAAATTAGGATTGAAGCCTTACGAAGGAAAAGAATTCATCCAAAATTTTGATTATAGTGTTAAGCTAAATCCACACGATGACAAAACCTCTACTGCAGTAAAAGGCAAAAACGTAATCGCAGCTCTTGACAACAAAGCTGACAAAACAATTGTGATTGGGGCACATTACGATCATCTTGGGCTTAATGAACACCACAACTCTACTCTGGCCAATTCTGACGGACAAATCCATAACGGCGCAGACGATAACGCATCCGGAACCGCTGCAGTTCTGGAATTAGCAAGAATGTTCTCACAGAATAAAACAAAAGAAAATGTGAATTATGTTTTCGCATTATTCTCCGGTGAAGAAGATGGATTGATAGGTTCTAAAAAATTAGCAGAAACTATCAAAACCAATTATCCGAATACAATTTTTATGATTAATATGGATATGGTTGGTCGATTGAATAAAGATAATAACCTGACTGTTGGCGGCGTTGGAACCTCTCCTATTCTATCAGATTTGGTTAAAAAACATAAGCCCGAAAGTATCAATTTATCTTTGGATGAATCTGGTGTTGGCCCAAGCGATCATACTTCTTTTTATTTGAAAGATATTCCGGTTTTGTTCTTGTTTACAGGAACTCATAATGATTATCACAAACCGACTGATGATGCGGATAAAATCAATTATCAAGGACAAAAAATCATTACCAATTATGTTTTCAATTTGGCTAATGCTTTAGGAAATGAAAAGGAAATTCCGTTCACAAAAACGGCGATTGCTGCAACCAAGGCAGTTCCAAAATATAAAGTGAGTCTGGGAATTATGCCAAATTACGCTGACACAAAAGACGGAATGGGCATCGATGGCGTCATCGACAACAGACCTGCAGCGAATGCGGGAATCTTACAAGGCGATGTTCTTACGAAAATTGGGAAATGTGAAGTGAAGGAAGTTTATTCTTATATGGATTGTCTTGCAAAAATCAACGCTGGAGAAGAACATCCAGTAACCGTAAAACGTAACGGTGAAGAAAAAGTCTTCAATGTGAAATTCTAA
- a CDS encoding XRE family transcriptional regulator — translation MSIFSDNIRFLRAKKMTTQQELADTLIITRSRYVSYEDGRSEPPYDVLITISKFFHISIDLLLTVDIRKYPLEEMMNLPDNRILLPIIIDESGNNSIEIIPQKASMGYLSGYSDPEYIESLQRISLPFLTNGKYRAFPAQGDSMPPFKDGSYIIGKYVEDIEDLKKNRSYVFVTLNDGISYKRFKTKNRMSIEVAADNSFYKPYEIPLGEIVEIWQYASGIFPEDFEPDNFDNYNLKEMFLEIRKDIKELDNKVSNAK, via the coding sequence TGACAACTCAACAAGAGTTGGCAGATACATTAATTATTACAAGGTCGCGGTATGTTTCGTACGAAGATGGACGTTCTGAACCGCCGTATGATGTTCTCATTACAATCTCTAAATTCTTTCATATCAGCATCGATTTGCTTTTGACAGTAGATATCAGGAAATATCCTCTGGAAGAAATGATGAATCTTCCTGATAATAGAATTTTATTACCCATAATTATAGATGAATCAGGAAATAACAGTATAGAAATCATTCCCCAAAAAGCTTCGATGGGATATCTGTCGGGTTACAGTGATCCGGAATATATCGAAAGTCTGCAGAGAATTTCATTGCCTTTTTTGACTAATGGAAAATATCGTGCTTTCCCTGCGCAGGGCGATTCTATGCCACCTTTCAAAGATGGCTCTTACATCATTGGGAAATATGTGGAAGATATTGAAGATTTGAAAAAGAACAGAAGCTACGTTTTTGTGACTTTGAATGATGGGATTTCCTATAAGCGATTTAAAACTAAAAATAGAATGTCAATTGAAGTGGCAGCGGACAACTCTTTCTACAAACCTTATGAGATTCCGTTGGGGGAGATTGTGGAAATTTGGCAATACGCATCGGGCATTTTTCCTGAGGATTTTGAACCAGACAATTTTGATAATTATAATTTGAAAGAGATGTTTTTGGAAATCAGAAAAGATATTAAAGAATTGGATAATAAAGTTTCAAATGCAAAGTAA
- a CDS encoding alpha-ketoglutarate-dependent dioxygenase AlkB family protein, producing MQSNFRTYSTDMQLSLFDAGEYYQFPTELLDYTEHFLSEERATEIEKNLIKNVPWKQSTRKIFDKEVLTPRLTAWYGDDEKSYHLGGNEFSVNAWTPELLGLKYKIQKLTGHQFNSVLLNFYRDGNDSVAWHRDKESELGNRPVIASVSFGQVRNFDFRKKDNHQNKYSLPLQHGSLLIMKGDLQTHWEHRIAKSNRPMRPRINLTFRQIREL from the coding sequence ATGCAAAGTAATTTTAGGACATATAGTACAGATATGCAACTCAGTTTGTTTGACGCAGGCGAATATTACCAGTTTCCCACCGAGTTATTAGATTATACCGAACATTTTTTGTCTGAGGAAAGAGCCACCGAAATCGAAAAAAATCTTATAAAAAATGTTCCCTGGAAACAGAGTACGCGAAAGATTTTTGATAAAGAAGTTCTTACGCCACGTTTGACTGCTTGGTATGGCGACGATGAAAAATCATATCATTTGGGAGGTAATGAATTCAGTGTGAATGCGTGGACACCTGAACTTTTAGGCTTAAAATATAAAATTCAAAAGCTGACAGGCCATCAGTTTAATTCTGTCTTGCTTAATTTTTACAGGGATGGAAATGATTCTGTGGCCTGGCATCGGGATAAGGAAAGCGAATTGGGTAATCGTCCTGTGATTGCGTCGGTTAGCTTTGGACAAGTGAGAAATTTTGATTTTAGAAAAAAGGATAATCATCAGAATAAATACAGTTTGCCCTTGCAACACGGTTCTCTGCTTATTATGAAAGGCGATTTGCAAACCCATTGGGAACATCGGATTGCTAAATCCAACCGCCCCATGAGGCCTCGAATTAATCTTACTTTTCGCCAAATCCGTGAATTATAA